From the Cryptococcus neoformans var. neoformans JEC21 chromosome 6 sequence genome, the window ATGGAGTGCAAGGAGTTGATGGCACATATCAAGTCCCCGCTCGATGGCAAACTGGCCTAAGTAACGGAGCGCAATGTGGCCAAATCTTGGGTTTGATTGGTGAGCGGTCCTTGCTAGTGATAATCAAGATCTAACACTACTAACACTACTTCACAGTTAATGGTCTCGCAACTGAGCGTTTCGGTTATCGAATTGTAATCTTGGGCTGTCTAATCTGGCTCACTGGTGTGACCgcaatcttcttttgcgCTCCCAATATTCAAACGTTACTCGCGGGTGAAATTCTTGCTGGTATCCCGTGGGGTGTTTTTCAGTCGAGTAAGTAAGATGGCTCAAAGATGAGGCTCAGAGCTGACCGTTCACAGTTGCCATATCTTACGCTGCTGAAGTTTGCCCAGTGGCACTTCGAGGATATCTCACCAGTTATGGTAATTTCTGCTGGGGATGGGGACAGCTCATTGGTATTGGAGTAATAAAATCTCAATTCGGTCGAACCGATCAATGGGCATACCGCATACCTTATGGACTTATGGTGAGAGGGAAGTATATACTTGCCCGATCTGAAGCTGACTCTGGACTTAGTGGATGTTCTATCCTCCCTTAATTATTGGTATCTACTTTGCTCCCGAATCTCCCTGGTGGCTGGTCCGCAAAGGTCGAATTGAACAAGCCAAGAAATCTTTGCTTCGATTGACTTCTTCCAAGACCGATCCTACATTTGATGCTACCGAAACAATCGACATGATTCGACACACTACTGAATTGGAAAAAGATATGACTTCTGGTGCCTCTTACCTCGACTGCTTTAAAGGTGTCAATCTCCGCAGGACTGAGATCGTTTGTATGCTTTGGGCTACTCAAAATTTGGCTGGCAACACGTTCTCCAATTATTCCACTTACTTCTTCGAGCAGGCTGGTCTTACCGGTGAAATCCCATACGATTTCGCGATGGGTCAGTACGCCATCAACATGGTCGGTACTTTTGGGGCATGGTATCTCATGACTAAAATGGGTCGACGAACTCTTTTCATTGGTGGTCTCTGCGGTCTATGCGTTACCTTGTTGTCTATCGGCTTCGTCGGTCTCGTTCCTGAATCTAAAAAGCAAGCCGCTTCTCTTGCTACAGGTGCTTTAATGCTGGTGTGGGCGGTGTTCTACCAGTGCTCCGTTGGGTGAGTGAAGTCTTCTTGTCCACACTCTCCGATACAGTATTAAACCCTGGATTTTTTAGAACTCTCGCCTTCTCCCTTGTTGCCGAGATGTCAACTCGACGACTTCAAATCAAGACCGTCGCTCTGGGCCGAGCTGCTTACAACGTCGCTGCCATCATCAGTAACGTCCTTACCCCGTATATGATTAACCCTACTGCTTGGAACTGGGGAAATTATGCTGGTTTCTTCTGGGGAGGATCGTAAGTCGGAACATGATCCCGATGAGTATCTTAGCTGACAAGAACGCCCCTCTCAGATGTTTTTTGGTATTGGTTTACGCCTATTTCCGGGTACCCGAGCCTTCCGGCAGAACTTTCGCTGAGGTGAGTGAATCTAATTAGGATAATCCCGCAACATAAAGAAGCTTATTCTCACCGATTCTACAACAGCTCGATATTCTATTCGAACGAAAAGTTCCAGCTCGAAAATTCAAAACCACCGAAGTCAACGCTTTCGATGTTGTTTTGCATCACCAAGTTGCCGAAGACAAACCTGACGGTGAAGTTAGCCATGTCGAACGAGTTTGAGCTGTATTCTCAAGATGAGGGGATCAAAGTCAACTCACGAGGCATTGAAGAGCAATGAGGCAAGATGActagaaaaaaaaaaagtaaaaGACACAATAAACACACATTCGGAAATTGAAAAGGGAGATCTGATTCTAAGCTTTGTTATCATAAGATAGTTGCTTTAATAGCTGTATAGGTTTTTACTTGTTTTGGTTGTATTTGGGCCCGTTGCGTATGAATCACATATTGTCTACAGATCAGTTAGAGATCACCATTACTCGCCAGTCAGACCAAACCAGCAAGGATGTGTAAGGaacggagaagagaagaggattaacagaagaagagaggaagacgagagacGGAAAGAACGGAGAAACTGGGGTGGTAAAGATTAGccggagagaagagggagaagagaggaagaggaaaatagcgaggagagtggagcagaagaggcCCTCAGAGGATCGGAgacggaaggaagaagaggaaaagggtgCTCGAGGGGGAAGCGAAATTGGTTAGCTGTACAACTAAGGAAAAGATATATAAAGAGCTCTTCGAATAGACGAAATGGGAGATAACCTTTAtatctttcttccttctttgactGCCTTTCCAAGAAGACCACTCCCGAAACCTAGGGTTAAAGAGGATACATCAAAAGCTTTCTAGTTTATTGATTTCGTGTCTAAGTTTCGT encodes:
- a CDS encoding trehalose transporter, putative, with product MSGVTGISLSLSSEELKTQDVEQNEKLDSTTNMFTNAAAATDKEHNMTLWQGCKLYPKAILWSVLISSCCAMEGYDISLVGNFYAFDPFNRKYGVQGVDGTYQVPARWQTGLSNGAQCGQILGLIVNGLATERFGYRIVILGCLIWLTGVTAIFFCAPNIQTLLAGEILAGIPWGVFQSIAISYAAEVCPVALRGYLTSYGNFCWGWGQLIGIGVIKSQFGRTDQWAYRIPYGLMWMFYPPLIIGIYFAPESPWWLVRKGRIEQAKKSLLRLTSSKTDPTFDATETIDMIRHTTELEKDMTSGASYLDCFKGVNLRRTEIVCMLWATQNLAGNTFSNYSTYFFEQAGLTGEIPYDFAMGQYAINMVGTFGAWYLMTKMGRRTLFIGGLCGLCVTLLSIGFVGLVPESKKQAASLATGALMLVWAVFYQCSVGTLAFSLVAEMSTRRLQIKTVALGRAAYNVAAIISNVLTPYMINPTAWNWGNYAGFFWGGSCFLVLVYAYFRVPEPSGRTFAELDILFERKVPARKFKTTEVNAFDVVLHHQVAEDKPDGEVSHVERV